One genomic region from Macrobrachium rosenbergii isolate ZJJX-2024 chromosome 1, ASM4041242v1, whole genome shotgun sequence encodes:
- the LOC136839763 gene encoding aggrecan core protein-like: MFPGVRKQKTVECQKLNLLYWGIGLPNIKSHALWNLEAKTPALQNLKTESPEFQTLKIGSLEFQNLKTGSPEFQTLKTESPAFQTLKTESPAFQTLKTESPLFQILKVKSPEFKNPTTESPKFQNLKTESPAFQTLKTESPAFQTLKTESPAFQTLKTESPAFQTLKTESCIPDSENRKSCIPDSENRKSCIPDSENRKPCIPDSDNRKPCIPDSENRKSCIPDSENRKPCIPDSENRKPCIPDSENRKSCIPDSENRKSCIPDYENGKPCIPDSENRKSCIPDSENRKSCIPDSENRKPCIPDSENRKSCIPDSENRKSCIPDSENRKSCIPDSENRKPCIPDSENRKSCIPDSENRKPCIPDSENRKSCIPDSENRQSCIPDSENRKSCIPDSESKNS, encoded by the coding sequence ATGTTTCCGGGTGTCCGAAAACAAAAGACAGTTGAGTGCCAGAAACTAAACCTACTGTATTGGGGTATTGGACTTCCGAATATAAAAAGTCATGCTCTCTGGAATCTGGAAGCAAAAACTCCTGCACTCCAGAATCTGAAAACAGAAAGTCCTGAATTCCAGACTCTGAAAATAGGAAGTCTTGAATTTCAGAATCTGAAAACTGGAAGTCCTGAATTCCAGACTCTGAAAACAGAAAGCCCTGCATTCCAGACTCTGAAAACGGAAAGCCCTGCATTCCAGACTCTGAAAACAGAAAGTCCTTTATTccagattctgaaagtaaaaagtCCTGAATTCAAGAATCCGACAACAGAAAGTCCTAAATTCCAGAATCTGAAAACAGAAAGTCCTGCATTCCAGACTCTGAAAACAGAAAGCCCTGCATTCCAGACTCTGAAAACAGAAAGTCCTGCATTCCAGACTCTGAAAACAGAAAGCCCTGCATTCCAGACTCTGAAAACAGAGTCCTGCATTCCAGACTCTGAAAACAGAAAGTCCTGCATTCCTGACTCTGAAAACAGAAAGTCCTGCATTCCAGACTCTGAAAACAGAAAGCCCTGCATTCCAGACTCTGACAACAGAAAGCCCTGCATTCCAGACTCTGAAAACAGAAAGTCCTGCATTCCAGACTCTGAAAACAGAAAGCCCTGCATTCCAGACTCTGAAAACAGAAAGCCCTGTATTCCAGACTCTGAAAACAGAAAGTCCTGCATTCCAGACTCTGAAAACAGAAAGTCCTGCATTCCAGACTATGAAAACGGAAAGCCCTGCATTCCAGACTCTGAAAACAGAAAGTCCTGCATTCCTGACTCTGAAAACAGAAAGTCCTGCATTCCAGACTCTGAAAACAGAAAGCCCTGCATTCCAGACTCTGAAAACAGAAAGTCCTGCATTCCAGACTCTGAAAACAGAAAGTCCTGCATTCCAGACTCTGAAAACAGAAAGTCCTGCATTCCAGACTCTGAAAACAGAAAGCCCTGCATTCCAGACTCTGAAAACAGAAAGTCCTGCATTCCAGACTCTGAAAACAGAAAGCCCTGCATTCCAGACTCTGAAAACAGAAAGTCCTGCATTCCAGACTCTGAAAACAGACAGTCCTGCATTCCAGACTCTGAAAACAGAAAGTCCTGTATTccagattctgaaagtaaaaattCCTGA